One window from the genome of Natrialba magadii ATCC 43099 encodes:
- a CDS encoding RNA-guided endonuclease InsQ/TnpB family protein encodes MEHSHRYRAYPSDKVAMAAEHHLDVHRQLYNHVRWDYTNSPDDDKPSEYQQNNKLPEWKRKWPVFAELHSKAAQATVARFHDNLSNLRKKKEKGYKVGRLKRQSPAEYRSVTYNQSGFDLDNKRGRDGYAYVRFSKIGWVKIRYHRSLPENATIKEVTLKKETTGEWFVSFSLETDDEHIPEKPALDTLDVSNSVGIDLGILNYIHTSDGKTVDWLDLEDEYERLRREQRKLSRKEHGSNNYEKQRQTVAKVKRKIQRKVLDYQHKITTWLVREYDAVFVEDLDVAGMLQGDGNARNKQDAAWRQFITLLEYKGDLYGTHVVQVPARGTTKGCAKCGVETAKPVWVREHSCPSCGFETDRDANAAMNVLQRGFSELGLEWPESTPVETVLPTDTAGFQRVSAKRVVESGSLGVDRESKALS; translated from the coding sequence ATGGAACACAGCCACCGTTACCGCGCTTACCCAAGCGACAAGGTAGCGATGGCTGCTGAACATCATCTCGACGTTCATCGCCAACTCTACAACCACGTCCGATGGGACTACACGAACAGTCCCGACGACGACAAACCAAGCGAATACCAGCAGAACAACAAACTGCCAGAGTGGAAGCGCAAGTGGCCTGTATTCGCGGAACTTCACTCGAAAGCCGCACAAGCCACCGTCGCACGCTTCCACGACAACCTCTCGAATCTTCGTAAAAAGAAAGAGAAAGGGTACAAGGTTGGTCGGCTCAAACGGCAATCACCCGCCGAATACCGAAGCGTCACGTACAACCAGTCTGGCTTCGACCTCGATAACAAGAGGGGCCGCGACGGATACGCCTACGTGCGCTTCAGCAAAATCGGCTGGGTGAAAATCCGCTACCACCGATCACTCCCCGAAAACGCAACGATCAAAGAAGTCACGCTGAAAAAGGAGACGACGGGTGAGTGGTTCGTCTCGTTCAGTCTCGAAACCGACGACGAACACATCCCAGAGAAACCTGCGTTGGACACACTCGACGTGAGCAACAGCGTGGGAATCGACCTTGGCATCCTCAACTACATCCACACGAGCGACGGCAAGACAGTGGATTGGCTCGATCTCGAAGACGAGTACGAGCGATTGCGCCGAGAGCAACGTAAACTCTCCCGGAAAGAACACGGGTCGAACAACTACGAGAAACAGCGGCAAACGGTTGCCAAAGTCAAGCGCAAGATTCAGCGAAAAGTACTGGACTACCAGCACAAAATCACAACGTGGCTCGTCCGTGAGTACGACGCCGTGTTCGTCGAAGACCTCGACGTAGCTGGAATGCTTCAGGGTGACGGCAACGCTCGGAATAAGCAGGATGCAGCGTGGCGACAATTCATCACACTCCTCGAATACAAGGGAGACTTGTACGGTACGCACGTTGTCCAAGTGCCTGCTCGTGGCACGACGAAAGGGTGTGCGAAGTGTGGCGTGGAGACAGCGAAACCCGTCTGGGTTCGTGAACACTCCTGTCCGTCTTGCGGGTTCGAGACGGATAGAGATGCGAACGCGGCGATGAACGTCCTTCAACGCGGCTTTTCTGAACTAGGGCTGGAATGGCCCGAATCAACGCCTGTGGAGACTGTGCTCCCTACGGACACCGCTGGCTTTCAGCGCGTGTCTGCAAAGCGCGTCGTTGAATCAGGAAGCCTCGGGGTCGACCGAGAGAGCAAAGCTCTCTCGTGA
- a CDS encoding RNA-protein complex protein Nop10 yields MKSDIRVCSEWRERHDRPRYTLSATCPDCGATTENSAPAPFDPEDPYGEYRRALKRRHRC; encoded by the coding sequence ATGAAATCTGATATCCGGGTGTGTTCGGAGTGGCGCGAGCGACACGACCGCCCGCGATATACCCTTTCTGCGACGTGTCCGGACTGTGGCGCTACCACCGAAAACAGCGCCCCGGCACCCTTCGATCCCGAAGATCCCTACGGCGAGTACCGACGCGCTCTTAAACGTCGCCATCGCTGCTAG
- a CDS encoding 30S ribosomal protein S27e produces the protein MAGNFYSVRCSDCENEQTVFGKASTEVACAVCGTTLARPTGGKAEIEHEIVETVESR, from the coding sequence ATGGCAGGAAATTTCTACAGCGTCCGATGCAGTGACTGCGAGAACGAACAGACCGTCTTCGGCAAGGCCTCCACGGAAGTCGCCTGTGCCGTCTGTGGCACGACGCTTGCGCGACCGACCGGTGGCAAAGCCGAGATTGAACACGAAATCGTCGAAACAGTCGAGTCACGATGA
- a CDS encoding GtrA family protein: MTDSLIDAIRTRVHALLSTSRFSQFASVGLVGATVDNAGLITLVELTGLDPVIAKVISWELSIIVIFLLNEYWTFAGHGKRSVSAFGRRFLRSNAVRFGGFLVTLTVLAVLVNWYDVNYVLANVIGIGIGFFVNYTCESLYTWKVHRDGR; this comes from the coding sequence ATGACTGACTCACTCATCGACGCCATTCGAACGCGGGTTCACGCATTGCTTTCGACGAGTCGGTTTAGCCAGTTTGCGAGCGTTGGACTCGTTGGGGCGACGGTCGACAATGCCGGTCTGATTACGCTGGTCGAGTTGACCGGTCTGGATCCGGTGATTGCGAAGGTGATCTCCTGGGAGCTGTCGATTATAGTGATTTTTCTCCTGAACGAGTACTGGACGTTTGCCGGGCACGGGAAGAGGAGTGTTTCAGCGTTCGGGCGGCGATTCCTGCGCTCGAACGCGGTCAGGTTTGGCGGGTTCCTGGTAACGCTAACGGTGCTTGCGGTGCTGGTGAACTGGTACGACGTCAACTACGTACTGGCAAACGTCATCGGAATCGGGATTGGATTCTTCGTGAACTACACCTGTGAGAGTCTCTACACGTGGAAAGTGCATCGGGACGGACGGTAG
- a CDS encoding proteasome assembly chaperone family protein — translation MDELDIDAVAELELDDPVLVEGLPGVGHVGKLAVDHLLEELEGESTLVRRVYSREFPPQVTVEDGVSELTCAEIYAVSPPEGRDLLLLTGDHQAQTNDGHYVLTSAFLDIAEEFGASEAFALGGIPTGELIDEYAVVGAMTAESMRENLEESGVEFREDEPAGGIVGVSGLLLGLGARREFEVACLMGETSGYLVDPKSARAVLEVLEEVLEIDLDYETLDERAGEMEDVIGKIQEMEQQQQMDVPTDDDLRYIG, via the coding sequence ATGGACGAACTCGACATCGACGCGGTCGCCGAACTCGAACTGGACGACCCCGTACTCGTCGAGGGGCTGCCGGGTGTCGGACACGTTGGGAAACTCGCCGTCGACCACCTGCTGGAGGAACTCGAAGGCGAGAGTACGCTCGTTCGACGGGTGTACTCCCGCGAGTTCCCGCCACAGGTGACTGTCGAAGACGGCGTCTCGGAACTCACCTGTGCCGAAATCTACGCGGTATCCCCGCCGGAAGGACGTGACCTGCTCTTGCTGACCGGCGATCATCAAGCGCAGACGAACGATGGCCACTACGTGCTGACGAGTGCGTTCCTCGACATCGCCGAGGAGTTCGGCGCGTCTGAGGCGTTCGCACTCGGCGGTATTCCCACGGGCGAGCTCATCGACGAGTACGCCGTCGTAGGTGCCATGACAGCGGAGTCGATGCGCGAGAATCTCGAGGAGTCCGGCGTCGAGTTCAGAGAGGACGAGCCGGCGGGCGGTATCGTCGGTGTCTCGGGTCTACTGCTCGGCCTCGGCGCGCGTCGCGAGTTCGAGGTGGCGTGTCTGATGGGCGAGACGAGCGGCTATCTCGTCGATCCGAAAAGCGCTCGCGCCGTGCTCGAGGTGTTAGAGGAGGTACTCGAGATCGATCTGGATTACGAGACGCTCGATGAGCGTGCTGGGGAGATGGAAGACGTCATCGGGAAGATTCAGGAGATGGAACAGCAACAGCAGATGGACGTACCGACGGACGACGATTTGCGGTATATTGGCTAA
- a CDS encoding DUF7555 family protein: MTQESRRLLRTADALVYAALVTGVAVVIGIGVSLVRGGGWTTVREATFVLGVLLVTIGTILTRPGVQPRAKRKPTDEETKAQAQLESGAETPTAHQERLAALLNCSTPLTESERLSRGVRFLLAGGLVLVVTFVTEYW; the protein is encoded by the coding sequence ATGACACAGGAGTCCCGTCGGCTCCTTCGCACCGCCGACGCGTTGGTCTACGCAGCACTCGTCACCGGTGTCGCCGTCGTCATTGGCATCGGTGTCTCACTGGTCCGCGGCGGTGGCTGGACAACGGTCCGCGAAGCCACGTTCGTCCTCGGCGTCCTCCTCGTCACGATCGGGACGATTCTCACCCGGCCCGGCGTCCAGCCGCGTGCCAAACGCAAACCGACCGACGAGGAGACGAAAGCACAGGCACAACTCGAGTCCGGTGCAGAAACACCGACGGCACACCAGGAACGGCTGGCGGCATTGCTGAACTGTTCGACCCCATTGACGGAGTCCGAGCGCCTGTCTCGTGGCGTTCGGTTTTTGCTTGCGGGGGGGCTGGTGCTCGTTGTGACGTTTGTGACGGAGTACTGGTGA
- a CDS encoding M48 family metallopeptidase, translating into MPLTPDRRLQGRIAAAFALVVGVNGLVLSVLVWSIHRLLSASGRSLSVELGVPASVGALLVGAIGLVAVQARYGSLTAVSGLEPEPIDGDGPRNVGARVRRLATQADVPQPAVAVADCTEPNCLTVGSQRSPTIVVTTGLLDALGDTELDAALAHEVAHLANRDLTVVSAVAAIVAIGDRLLERERMLRGVLVAMIVFVIRLGPVFGLMLLFVLVAPFVAITVGFLVVSPVARLLLGIYAITLGLFAKAREYAADRGASQLVGDPAAVASALETLDGGDRPKRDARLDASATLGIVSQSLSIDWADGEGDEDGDADESWFERLFVGQFDMWRENVSEFGNRQSENGFDQQRSSDRGAVDADANASAGAGDDSESKSWIVEPLVKPVVDPIRDRIRQVLTWRPPTHPTTESRIERLQMLERRRCD; encoded by the coding sequence ATGCCACTGACGCCGGACCGACGACTACAGGGACGCATCGCCGCTGCGTTCGCGCTGGTCGTCGGAGTCAACGGACTCGTGCTTTCGGTACTCGTCTGGAGTATTCACCGGCTCCTGTCCGCGAGCGGTCGGTCTCTGTCCGTCGAACTCGGCGTCCCGGCCTCCGTCGGCGCGCTCCTGGTCGGTGCAATCGGTCTCGTCGCTGTCCAGGCTCGATACGGGTCGCTGACGGCTGTGTCCGGACTCGAGCCCGAACCGATCGACGGTGACGGTCCCCGAAACGTCGGCGCACGGGTCCGGCGGCTGGCGACGCAGGCGGACGTCCCGCAACCGGCAGTCGCCGTCGCCGACTGTACCGAACCGAACTGTCTAACCGTTGGGAGCCAGCGGTCTCCGACGATCGTGGTCACCACGGGACTGCTCGACGCCCTCGGGGACACCGAACTCGACGCGGCACTGGCCCACGAGGTCGCCCACCTCGCGAACCGTGATCTCACGGTCGTCAGTGCTGTCGCCGCGATCGTCGCAATCGGTGATCGGCTGCTCGAGCGCGAACGCATGCTTCGAGGGGTGCTCGTGGCGATGATCGTATTCGTCATCAGGTTGGGCCCCGTTTTCGGACTAATGCTGTTGTTCGTTCTCGTCGCGCCGTTTGTCGCGATTACAGTGGGCTTTCTGGTTGTGAGCCCCGTCGCGCGATTGCTGCTCGGGATCTACGCCATTACACTCGGCCTGTTCGCAAAGGCCCGCGAGTACGCCGCCGATCGCGGGGCGAGCCAACTCGTCGGCGATCCGGCCGCAGTTGCAAGCGCCCTCGAGACGCTCGACGGTGGCGACCGTCCGAAACGGGACGCACGACTCGACGCGAGCGCAACGCTCGGAATCGTTTCCCAGTCGCTCTCGATCGACTGGGCGGACGGCGAGGGCGACGAAGACGGCGACGCCGATGAAAGTTGGTTCGAACGCCTGTTCGTCGGTCAGTTTGACATGTGGCGGGAGAACGTCTCGGAGTTTGGCAACCGACAGTCCGAGAACGGGTTCGATCAACAGCGGTCTTCCGACCGCGGCGCTGTAGATGCGGATGCGAATGCGAGTGCGGGTGCGGGTGACGACAGCGAATCGAAGTCGTGGATCGTCGAGCCGCTCGTGAAACCCGTTGTCGACCCAATACGAGATCGAATTCGGCAAGTGTTGACGTGGCGGCCTCCGACACACCCCACGACCGAGTCACGAATCGAGCGATTACAGATGCTCGAACGGCGGCGGTGTGACTGA
- a CDS encoding digeranylgeranylglycerophospholipid reductase, whose product MTDRYDVVIAGAGPAGAQCARDLATRGYDVVVLETESEDEFPRQSNKSTAGTFPSMMASFGIPDDVVMQYTDSVVLESPTDHYVKEQPGAVLEFADFKRYLAEDGQDAGAEYYFDSRATAPIMEGGEIVGMTYNGDQEVYGDVMIDATGPAAPIAKKLGVSDLKRENHAIGIEYEFEGIDIDRPGFADLHDAMMLRLDHDIAPGGYSWIFHTGEDTAKVGLCYIQNNGHDRYARDGFAIDDYLDHWLDTDPRFQNATRIEGKQHRGSAHIQMPGQMHTDRFMAIGDTVPTVDPLWGEGINKCMQSGRMAAAAVDSCLKHGDIEPSAENLEVYDTLWHREVAPNMQKRLWMTKLLYLADNERYDEFMQDLRRLDGDTLSKANQGSVSAIAKLFGPSDVSLLARFAKQEFSFGTSF is encoded by the coding sequence ATGACTGACCGCTACGACGTGGTGATCGCCGGTGCCGGGCCGGCGGGTGCCCAATGTGCCCGTGACCTCGCGACGCGCGGATACGACGTCGTCGTCCTCGAAACCGAATCCGAGGACGAGTTCCCGCGCCAGAGCAACAAATCGACCGCCGGAACGTTCCCCTCGATGATGGCTTCGTTCGGCATTCCAGACGACGTCGTCATGCAGTACACCGACAGCGTCGTCCTCGAGTCGCCGACCGACCACTACGTAAAAGAACAGCCCGGCGCGGTACTCGAGTTCGCCGACTTCAAACGCTATCTCGCCGAGGACGGACAGGACGCGGGCGCGGAGTACTACTTCGATTCGCGCGCGACCGCGCCGATCATGGAGGGCGGTGAAATCGTTGGGATGACCTACAACGGCGATCAGGAGGTGTATGGCGACGTGATGATCGATGCGACGGGGCCAGCAGCACCGATCGCGAAGAAACTCGGCGTGAGTGATCTCAAGCGGGAGAATCACGCCATCGGTATCGAGTACGAGTTCGAGGGTATCGACATCGATCGCCCCGGCTTCGCAGATCTCCACGACGCGATGATGCTGCGCCTGGATCACGACATTGCACCGGGTGGCTACTCGTGGATCTTCCACACCGGCGAGGATACGGCCAAGGTCGGTCTCTGCTACATCCAGAACAACGGACACGACCGATACGCACGCGATGGGTTCGCGATCGACGACTATCTCGACCACTGGCTCGACACCGATCCGCGGTTCCAGAACGCGACGCGGATCGAGGGCAAACAACACCGCGGCTCGGCCCACATCCAGATGCCAGGGCAGATGCACACCGATCGATTCATGGCTATCGGTGACACGGTTCCGACGGTCGATCCGCTCTGGGGCGAGGGGATCAACAAGTGCATGCAGTCCGGCCGAATGGCAGCAGCAGCAGTTGATAGCTGTCTCAAACACGGCGACATCGAGCCGTCCGCGGAGAATCTCGAGGTCTACGACACGCTCTGGCACCGCGAAGTCGCGCCGAACATGCAAAAGCGTCTCTGGATGACGAAACTGCTATATCTCGCCGACAACGAGCGCTACGACGAGTTTATGCAGGATCTGCGCCGACTCGATGGCGATACGCTGTCGAAGGCAAATCAGGGAAGCGTCAGCGCGATTGCGAAACTGTTCGGTCCGAGCGACGTGTCGCTGCTCGCACGCTTTGCGAAACAGGAGTTTAGCTTCGGAACCAGCTTCTAA
- a CDS encoding DUF7839 domain-containing protein produces MVDVLDNKRAATRFRILVQIAERQPAVSQGEIAGEVGVTSQAVSEYIRDLVDDGLVEKEGRSRYRVTREGVDWLFRAADDVRRFADHVTGDVLGAMSEDAYIAADAIEEGDTVSLTLEDGLLHATPGSAGPATGIATTDAEAGTDVGVTSFEGVMELEPGSVTVLQVPTVRTGGSRAIDDETVRDACDDADIVVATGVEATVACRQADVEPAVTFAVGEVAADAAEHGLEVTAIATTDAVGRVTDALRDADVAYEVLEG; encoded by the coding sequence ATGGTCGACGTCCTCGACAACAAACGGGCCGCGACGCGATTTCGGATCCTCGTACAGATCGCCGAGCGCCAGCCCGCTGTCAGCCAGGGGGAGATCGCCGGGGAAGTCGGCGTGACGAGTCAGGCCGTCAGCGAATACATTCGTGACCTCGTCGACGACGGGCTCGTCGAGAAGGAAGGTCGGTCGCGCTACCGCGTCACCCGCGAGGGCGTCGACTGGCTCTTTCGCGCCGCAGACGACGTGCGTCGCTTCGCCGACCACGTCACCGGCGACGTCCTCGGTGCGATGAGCGAAGACGCCTACATCGCTGCCGATGCTATCGAAGAAGGCGATACGGTCTCACTGACACTCGAGGACGGCCTCCTTCATGCGACCCCGGGCAGCGCGGGTCCCGCAACCGGTATCGCCACCACCGACGCTGAAGCCGGCACCGACGTTGGTGTCACGAGTTTCGAGGGCGTGATGGAGCTCGAACCCGGCTCCGTGACGGTGCTGCAGGTACCGACGGTTCGAACGGGTGGTAGCCGTGCGATCGACGACGAGACGGTTCGCGACGCCTGTGACGACGCGGATATCGTCGTCGCAACGGGTGTCGAAGCGACCGTCGCCTGCCGACAGGCAGACGTCGAACCCGCAGTGACGTTCGCCGTCGGTGAGGTTGCAGCCGACGCTGCCGAGCACGGACTCGAGGTGACTGCCATCGCGACGACGGATGCCGTCGGGCGCGTTACGGATGCGCTTCGGGATGCGGACGTGGCGTACGAGGTACTCGAGGGCTGA
- a CDS encoding SDR family NAD(P)-dependent oxidoreductase: MDDHTLENRTVLVTGSARGVGRELLVATAERGADTAVHYHTSADAARDVAETASERGPGDVMTVQGDVTDPDSVDGLFSAVESELGAVDVLVNNVGDFAPSHWDELEFETWNRVLETNLNGTYLCSKRALETMRDGDRDEDDYGRIVNIGYASSEKGLVSPVNFPYFVAKAGVLMFTRMLAADTQDDGVTVNAISPYVVENSDEFPEELPRDRPASFDDLMQPLLFFLDPDSGYISGENIEVDGGWLPEHV; the protein is encoded by the coding sequence ATGGACGACCACACACTCGAGAACCGGACTGTTCTCGTGACGGGCAGCGCTCGCGGCGTCGGCCGCGAACTGCTGGTCGCGACTGCCGAACGCGGCGCTGATACCGCCGTTCACTACCACACGAGCGCCGATGCAGCGCGGGACGTTGCCGAGACGGCGAGCGAGCGGGGCCCCGGCGACGTGATGACGGTTCAGGGTGACGTAACCGACCCCGACAGCGTCGACGGACTCTTCAGTGCCGTCGAATCTGAACTTGGGGCCGTCGACGTACTGGTAAACAACGTCGGTGACTTCGCGCCCAGCCACTGGGACGAACTCGAGTTCGAGACGTGGAATCGTGTGCTGGAGACGAACCTCAACGGCACCTACCTCTGTTCGAAGCGCGCACTGGAGACGATGCGCGACGGAGACCGAGACGAGGACGACTACGGCCGCATCGTCAACATCGGCTACGCCTCGAGCGAGAAGGGACTGGTCAGCCCGGTGAACTTCCCGTACTTCGTCGCGAAGGCAGGCGTGTTGATGTTTACCCGGATGCTCGCCGCGGACACGCAGGACGACGGTGTGACTGTCAACGCGATTTCGCCGTACGTCGTCGAGAACTCGGACGAATTTCCCGAGGAACTGCCCCGTGACCGCCCGGCGAGCTTTGACGATCTGATGCAGCCACTGTTGTTCTTCCTCGATCCGGATTCGGGGTACATCAGCGGCGAGAATATCGAAGTCGACGGCGGCTGGTTACCGGAACACGTCTGA
- a CDS encoding ABC transporter ATP-binding protein: MEVIIMSDRRTDQHRRTGEPLLSVRNLKKHYPITEGILSKEVGRVRAVDGIDFDVYPGETVGIVGESGCGKSTAASSLIRLEEPTDGSVLFDGEDITEYDREEMKAFRRRVQMIFQDPESSFDPRMSIGDAIAEPLTVQGLTDTARRREIIADLLERVGLSASDADRYPHELSGGQKQRVGLARALSMNPDMIIADEPVSALDVSIQSEILALMNDLQEKFGLSILIISHNLAVIRQICDRVAVMYLGEIVELGRTDEVFANPQHPYTRALLASIPTADPTDRGMGVELTGDVPSPSNPPSGCRFHTRCPEVIQPEGYEFEQSVWRRVMDLRQKLDSGSIDVEAIRDMILTETDSYETTAEIPTAKTRVRVREEFDIPKPLSDPQAESVLEEAIEEIVTGNDEAAREYLAAEFATPCETQSPVLEDTESGQTASCLRIENELPPSEVEQTVRSD; this comes from the coding sequence ATGGAGGTGATCATCATGAGTGACCGGCGGACCGATCAGCACCGCCGCACCGGCGAACCGCTGCTCTCGGTGCGAAACCTGAAGAAACACTACCCGATTACGGAAGGCATCCTCTCGAAGGAAGTCGGTCGTGTTCGTGCCGTCGACGGGATCGATTTCGATGTCTATCCCGGCGAAACAGTCGGTATCGTCGGCGAGAGTGGCTGTGGGAAGTCGACCGCTGCGAGTTCACTGATCCGACTCGAGGAGCCGACTGACGGGTCAGTGCTGTTCGACGGCGAGGACATCACCGAGTATGACCGGGAGGAGATGAAAGCGTTCAGGCGTCGGGTGCAGATGATCTTCCAGGATCCGGAGTCGAGTTTCGACCCCCGCATGAGTATCGGCGATGCGATTGCCGAGCCGCTGACCGTGCAGGGACTGACCGACACCGCTCGCCGGCGCGAGATCATCGCCGACTTGCTCGAACGAGTCGGTCTCTCTGCCTCGGATGCCGACCGCTATCCACACGAACTCAGTGGCGGGCAGAAACAGCGCGTCGGACTTGCGCGGGCGCTCTCGATGAATCCCGACATGATCATCGCGGACGAACCGGTCTCGGCGCTCGACGTCTCGATCCAGTCTGAGATCCTGGCACTGATGAACGACTTGCAGGAGAAGTTTGGACTCAGTATCCTGATCATCAGCCACAATCTGGCCGTTATCCGCCAGATCTGCGACCGCGTCGCCGTGATGTACCTCGGTGAAATCGTCGAGCTCGGACGGACGGACGAGGTCTTCGCGAATCCCCAGCATCCATATACGCGGGCGCTGCTTGCTTCGATTCCGACTGCCGATCCGACGGATCGCGGGATGGGCGTCGAACTCACCGGTGACGTGCCGAGTCCGTCGAATCCACCGTCGGGCTGTCGCTTCCACACCCGGTGTCCAGAGGTTATTCAGCCCGAGGGCTACGAGTTCGAACAGTCGGTCTGGCGGCGCGTCATGGATCTCCGGCAGAAACTCGACAGTGGCTCTATCGACGTTGAGGCGATTCGCGACATGATCCTCACCGAGACGGATAGCTACGAAACGACCGCGGAGATTCCCACCGCTAAAACCAGGGTTCGAGTGCGCGAGGAGTTCGACATTCCGAAGCCGCTTTCGGATCCACAGGCAGAGTCCGTTCTCGAGGAGGCGATCGAAGAGATCGTTACGGGTAACGACGAGGCCGCCCGTGAGTATCTCGCAGCCGAGTTCGCCACTCCCTGTGAGACCCAGTCGCCGGTACTCGAGGACACGGAGTCCGGTCAGACAGCCTCCTGTCTGCGTATCGAGAACGAACTGCCACCGTCAGAAGTCGAACAAACGGTTCGATCAGACTGA
- a CDS encoding HAH_0734 family protein: MKQLIIHGDPGIRKGAIIEHDGEELVCFGINRNGEWHGPETVQLWCTVGAESEYKDFEHQNYIPHFLDVERVDASAVEVVRPQGDLAV; this comes from the coding sequence ATGAAGCAGCTCATCATCCACGGGGACCCCGGCATTCGGAAAGGGGCGATCATCGAGCACGACGGTGAGGAGCTGGTCTGTTTCGGAATCAACCGCAACGGCGAGTGGCACGGTCCCGAAACGGTCCAGCTGTGGTGTACCGTCGGTGCCGAATCGGAGTACAAGGACTTCGAGCATCAGAACTACATCCCACACTTTCTGGACGTCGAGCGCGTCGACGCCAGTGCCGTCGAGGTCGTTCGGCCGCAAGGCGACCTCGCAGTCTAG
- a CDS encoding translation initiation factor IF-2 subunit alpha yields MKYSGWPDPGELVVGKIDEIEDFGVFVDLEEYEDKRGLIHISEVASGWIKNVRDHVREGQIAVCKVLDVDKESQQIDLSLKDVNDHQRSEKIQQWKNEQKADNWMDLATGDDVGDEEFTAIANELIGAHGSLYEGFKQAAIHGREALDDTELTDEEIDSLVETARENVSVPYVNVTGYVDLENPSATGVDGIREALEAAEGNGEVPEEVDLEVTYVGAPEYRIRVQAPNYKTAEAQLEESADRAIAAIQGHGGDGEYHRERRTDEE; encoded by the coding sequence ATGAAGTACAGCGGCTGGCCCGACCCCGGCGAACTCGTCGTCGGCAAGATCGACGAGATCGAAGACTTCGGAGTCTTCGTCGATCTCGAGGAGTACGAGGACAAGCGCGGCCTGATCCACATCTCCGAGGTCGCCAGCGGATGGATCAAGAACGTCCGTGACCACGTCCGAGAGGGCCAGATCGCCGTCTGCAAGGTCCTAGATGTCGACAAGGAGTCCCAGCAGATCGACCTCTCGCTCAAGGACGTCAACGACCACCAGCGCTCGGAGAAGATCCAGCAGTGGAAAAACGAGCAGAAGGCCGACAACTGGATGGATCTGGCGACCGGCGACGATGTGGGTGACGAAGAGTTCACCGCCATCGCAAACGAGCTTATCGGCGCACACGGCAGCCTCTATGAAGGCTTCAAGCAGGCTGCGATCCACGGCCGCGAAGCACTCGACGACACCGAACTCACGGACGAGGAGATCGACTCACTCGTCGAAACCGCTCGCGAGAACGTCTCGGTGCCGTACGTCAACGTCACCGGCTACGTCGACCTCGAGAACCCGTCGGCAACCGGTGTCGACGGCATTCGTGAGGCACTCGAGGCCGCCGAAGGGAACGGCGAGGTGCCGGAAGAAGTCGACCTCGAAGTGACCTACGTCGGCGCACCCGAGTACCGGATCCGAGTGCAGGCACCGAACTACAAGACTGCCGAGGCCCAACTCGAGGAGAGCGCCGACCGCGCAATCGCTGCAATCCAGGGCCACGGTGGCGACGGCGAGTACCACCGCGAGCGACGGACTGACGAGGAGTAG
- a CDS encoding 50S ribosomal protein L44e: MQMPRRFNTYCPHCNEHHEHEVEKSRSGRSSGMKWDARRTRRNTASIGNSGRFSKVPGGEKPTKKTDLKYRCSECGKAHLREGWRAGRLEFQE, from the coding sequence ATGCAGATGCCACGCCGATTCAATACGTACTGTCCGCACTGCAACGAACATCACGAACACGAAGTCGAGAAATCTCGATCGGGACGTTCCTCCGGGATGAAGTGGGACGCTCGCCGAACGCGGCGCAACACTGCGTCCATCGGTAACTCCGGTCGCTTCTCGAAGGTCCCCGGTGGCGAGAAGCCAACCAAGAAGACCGACCTCAAGTACCGCTGCAGCGAGTGTGGCAAGGCCCACCTCCGCGAGGGATGGCGTGCCGGCCGACTCGAGTTCCAGGAGTGA